Proteins from a genomic interval of Candidatus Micrarchaeota archaeon:
- a CDS encoding GNAT family N-acetyltransferase: MQKTKESIKRASLHDLDTLLDIYETCNDWLLKKGMNHWQGVYSREVVSQRIKEMDVYIIYEKDLPVGTISLSNKPSSFYRETDMAFFKDKNAPAIYLRGLAILPGHQGKGLASKLMAFAEQKVKEKGIPYIRFDSVGFEYFDKFNASYLRKGYHVVGKRGNSLFFEKIL, translated from the coding sequence ATGCAAAAGACCAAAGAAAGTATAAAAAGGGCTAGTCTACACGATCTGGACACCTTATTAGATATATATGAAACTTGTAACGATTGGCTATTAAAGAAGGGAATGAATCATTGGCAAGGTGTATATAGTAGAGAGGTTGTGTCTCAAAGAATAAAAGAAATGGACGTGTACATCATATACGAAAAGGATTTACCAGTAGGAACAATTTCCTTAAGCAACAAACCCTCATCATTTTATAGAGAAACTGATATGGCTTTCTTTAAAGATAAGAATGCACCAGCGATATATCTGAGAGGTTTAGCAATATTGCCAGGTCATCAAGGTAAAGGATTAGCATCTAAACTTATGGCTTTTGCAGAGCAGAAGGTGAAAGAAAAAGGTATCCCATACATAAGATTTGATAGCGTAGGGTTTGAATATTTTGATAAATTCAATGCATCCTATTTAAGAAAAGGATACCATGTTGTAGGAAAACGAGGCAATAGTCTTTTCTTTGAGAAGATTTTATAA
- the rpsB gene encoding 30S ribosomal protein S2 has translation MTDEELLANQNDYLEAGVHIATKTRSPGMKRFIYKVREDGLYLLDLKTIDMRIKMASKMIASYEPRKIVVTASRIYAIVAAQKFAEIIEAKFIKGRVTPGIFTNPNREGFMEPMLIIISDSRNEKQAIKEASKVNVPILALSDTDNSTKFIDLIIPVNNRGRRSLAFVYYILAREVLKARGTIGSNEEFKYSVSDFEAKMDSTKQHVVQSSF, from the coding sequence ATGACTGATGAAGAACTATTGGCAAACCAGAACGACTATCTAGAGGCAGGAGTGCACATAGCGACGAAGACCAGGAGCCCTGGCATGAAGAGGTTCATATACAAGGTGAGGGAGGACGGGCTCTACCTGCTGGACCTGAAGACGATAGACATGAGGATAAAGATGGCCTCGAAGATGATAGCCTCTTACGAGCCTAGGAAGATAGTTGTCACGGCGTCAAGGATATACGCGATAGTCGCGGCCCAGAAGTTCGCTGAGATAATAGAGGCGAAGTTCATAAAGGGTAGGGTAACCCCTGGGATATTCACCAACCCGAACAGGGAGGGCTTCATGGAGCCGATGCTGATAATCATAAGCGACTCGCGCAACGAGAAGCAGGCGATAAAGGAGGCCAGCAAGGTCAACGTGCCGATACTCGCGCTGAGCGACACCGACAACTCCACGAAGTTCATAGACCTAATCATACCTGTGAACAACAGGGGAAGGAGATCCCTGGCTTTCGTGTACTATATCCTCGCAAGGGAGGTCCTCAAGGCAAGGGGCACCATAGGCAGCAACGAGGAATTCAAGTACTCGGTATCGGACTTCGAGGCAAAGATGGACAGCACCAAGCAGCACGTTGTGCAGTCCAGCTTCTGA